One window of Merismopedia glauca CCAP 1448/3 genomic DNA carries:
- the rpsU gene encoding 30S ribosomal protein S21, translating into MTQVVLGENEGIDSALRRFKRQVSKAGILADVKKSRHFETPLEKRKRKAVAARRKRRFR; encoded by the coding sequence ATGACCCAAGTGGTACTAGGAGAAAACGAAGGTATTGATTCAGCATTACGACGCTTTAAACGGCAAGTATCTAAAGCAGGTATTTTGGCAGATGTCAAGAAGAGTCGCCATTTTGAAACTCCTCTAGAAAAGCGCAAGCGCAAAGCCGTAGCTGCTCGCCGTAAGAGACGTTTTCGCTAA